One region of Bosea sp. 29B genomic DNA includes:
- a CDS encoding GGDEF domain-containing phosphodiesterase, with product MSAPSLFGSRDERIVEPRSLLSSIGEVAYSWDIGSDTLSWGPNAAEVLGPVPLAVLQRGLSFAGLVEPGSGRSRYDAIFSSGGHDLGDGAVYRTRYAADLAGRKMWIEDAGRWFVGIDGRPSRARGVLRLERAVRPEELTATDADLCDRNVLVERVDEALAEHLPAERSVVVLVAAIGELARLNGEFGHEGTEEIIEEVRQRLHSVMRRRDQLMHYSGNRFAILLSSCPANQIEAAAERFIKAVARSAVESSRGIALVRLRVGAAIAPDLTREGATLVKAAESALSGAEAAGLDNAVIARRPVVAEGGGGAPRLDLEAVAALNERRVRLAFQPVVTAKGRTLAFNEALLRVERPQGGFLAAAELVPLLERRGLVNLFDHRVLELAMTHLAERQDAVLSINVSPRTLAEADWIEGFEASAAANPIAAKRLIVEVTETATIEDPERMAKLLTRIKQRGARVAIDDFGAGHTSLRHLRAFPIDILKLDGAFTQNLRRSTDDRFFVRTLLELAHHLGVETVAEWVDDELQASMLCDWGVTYLQGHLVGKAELSLPDETHDSPPLRAAG from the coding sequence ATGTCTGCGCCGTCCCTGTTCGGTTCCCGCGACGAGAGGATCGTCGAGCCGCGCAGCCTGCTCTCATCGATCGGCGAAGTGGCTTATAGCTGGGATATCGGCAGCGACACGCTGAGCTGGGGCCCGAATGCGGCCGAGGTGCTCGGTCCTGTTCCACTAGCCGTGCTGCAGCGCGGCCTATCCTTCGCCGGGCTGGTCGAGCCCGGGAGCGGGCGCAGCCGCTACGACGCGATCTTCTCCTCGGGCGGGCATGATCTCGGCGACGGTGCGGTCTATCGCACGCGCTATGCCGCCGATCTCGCCGGTCGCAAGATGTGGATCGAGGATGCCGGGCGCTGGTTCGTCGGGATCGACGGCCGCCCCAGCCGCGCGCGCGGCGTGCTCAGGCTGGAGCGGGCAGTACGGCCGGAGGAACTGACCGCGACCGATGCCGATCTCTGCGATCGCAATGTGCTGGTCGAGCGCGTCGACGAGGCCCTGGCCGAGCATCTGCCGGCGGAACGCTCGGTCGTCGTGCTGGTCGCGGCAATCGGCGAGCTCGCGCGCCTCAATGGTGAGTTCGGCCATGAGGGCACCGAGGAGATCATCGAAGAGGTGCGTCAGCGCCTGCATTCGGTGATGCGCCGACGCGACCAGCTCATGCACTATTCCGGCAATCGCTTCGCCATCCTGCTCAGCAGCTGCCCGGCGAACCAGATCGAGGCGGCGGCGGAGCGCTTCATCAAGGCTGTAGCCCGCTCGGCGGTCGAAAGCTCACGCGGGATCGCGCTGGTCAGGCTGCGCGTCGGCGCAGCGATCGCCCCGGACCTGACCCGTGAAGGCGCGACGCTGGTCAAGGCGGCCGAAAGTGCGCTCTCAGGCGCCGAGGCGGCGGGGCTCGACAATGCGGTGATCGCGCGCCGGCCGGTTGTGGCCGAGGGCGGCGGCGGCGCGCCGCGGCTCGACCTCGAAGCCGTCGCCGCGCTGAACGAGCGTAGGGTGCGGCTGGCCTTCCAGCCGGTGGTGACGGCGAAGGGCCGCACTCTGGCCTTCAACGAGGCGCTGCTACGGGTCGAGCGTCCCCAGGGCGGCTTCCTCGCCGCGGCGGAGCTGGTGCCCCTGCTCGAAAGGCGGGGCCTGGTGAATCTGTTCGACCATCGCGTGCTCGAGCTCGCCATGACGCATCTGGCGGAACGGCAAGACGCGGTGCTGTCGATCAACGTCTCGCCGCGCACACTGGCGGAGGCCGACTGGATCGAGGGGTTCGAGGCCAGCGCCGCGGCGAACCCGATCGCGGCGAAGCGCCTGATCGTCGAGGTCACGGAGACGGCGACGATCGAGGATCCCGAGCGGATGGCCAAGCTCTTGACCAGGATCAAGCAGCGCGGCGCCCGGGTGGCGATCGACGATTTCGGCGCAGGCCACACGTCGCTGCGGCATCTGCGCGCCTTTCCGATCGACATCCTCAAGCTCGACGGCGCTTTCACGCAGAACCTGCGGCGTTCGACCGATGATCGCTTCTTCGTGCGCACCCTGCTGGAGCTGGCGCATCATCTCGGCGTCGAGACCGTCGCCGAATGGGTCGACGACGAGCTGCAGGCTTCGATGCTGTGCGATTGGGGCGTCACCTATCTGCAGGGACACCTGGTCGGCAAGGCCGAGCTGAGCCTGCCGGACGAAACGCATGACAGCCCGCCGCTGCGCGCGGCGGGCTGA
- the rpmF gene encoding 50S ribosomal protein L32, with the protein MAVPKRKTSPSKRGMRRSADALKQPTYIEDKNSGELRRPHHIDLKSGMYRGRQVLKAKTEA; encoded by the coding sequence ATGGCCGTTCCGAAGAGAAAGACTTCGCCGTCGAAGCGCGGCATGCGCCGCTCGGCCGACGCGCTGAAGCAGCCCACCTATATCGAAGACAAGAACTCGGGCGAGCTGCGCCGTCCGCACCATATCGACCTGAAGTCCGGCATGTATCGCGGCCGTCAGGTGCTGAAGGCCAAGACCGAGGCCTGA
- the mtgA gene encoding monofunctional biosynthetic peptidoglycan transglycosylase, whose amino-acid sequence MAENPTPRRGSLAGRIVRGLIRLVLVVAIIFAALLLLYRFVPPPSTLMLGRWLTFRSVERDWVPLSQISPYLIRAVIASEDQRFCSHNGVDWGELNAVLQDEDGPSRGASTLTMQTAKNLFLWPGRSYLRKGLELPIALAIDLAWPKRRVIEVYLNIAEWGEGVFGAEAAAQRHFGKPASRLTPAEAARLAGALPNPILRNPSRPSRALLAAAGRVQRRMNQLGPLGNCALPAGAST is encoded by the coding sequence ATGGCAGAGAACCCGACTCCGCGACGCGGGAGTCTCGCGGGTCGGATCGTTCGGGGACTAATCCGGCTTGTGCTGGTGGTGGCGATCATCTTCGCCGCGCTGCTGCTGCTCTACCGTTTCGTGCCGCCGCCTTCGACGCTGATGCTCGGCCGCTGGCTGACGTTTCGCTCGGTGGAGCGCGACTGGGTGCCGCTCTCGCAGATCTCGCCCTATCTGATCCGCGCGGTGATCGCCTCCGAGGACCAGCGCTTCTGCTCGCATAACGGCGTTGACTGGGGCGAGCTCAACGCCGTGCTGCAGGATGAGGATGGGCCTAGCCGCGGCGCATCGACGCTGACGATGCAGACCGCCAAGAACCTCTTCCTCTGGCCGGGTCGTTCCTATCTCCGCAAGGGGCTGGAGCTGCCGATCGCGCTGGCGATCGACCTCGCCTGGCCGAAGCGGCGGGTGATCGAGGTCTATCTCAACATCGCCGAATGGGGCGAGGGCGTCTTCGGGGCAGAAGCGGCGGCCCAGCGCCATTTCGGCAAGCCCGCCTCGCGCCTGACGCCGGCAGAGGCCGCCAGGCTGGCGGGGGCCCTGCCGAACCCGATCCTGCGCAACCCGTCGCGGCCGAGCCGGGCCTTGCTGGCGGCCGCCGGCCGGGTGCAAAGGCGGATGAACCAGCTCGGGCCGCTTGGAAATTGTGCGCTTCCGGCCGGTGCCAGCACGTAG
- a CDS encoding polyprenyl synthetase family protein yields MSSAEPTAPAPALTSALSETAEAIEALLDTLLQEKSENGEIHRPARLLAAMRHGALGGGKRLRPFLVVETAKLFGVPAEQALRAGAAVELAHCYSLVHDDLPAMDDDDTRRGRPTVHKAYDEATAILAGDGLLTLAFDVIADPRTHPDGETRAAIILLFARALGLGGMVGGQMLDLAAEGRFGGDDTAEKLGQAEIRRMQAMKTGALLAGSVLIGARLGQADPTRMAALERYGKALGAAFQVADDILDIEASPEQMGKATAKDDAKGKATLVAALGIDAAKRERDRLSDEAIAAIAGFGPEAALLRAAAQFSAQRKS; encoded by the coding sequence ATGAGTTCCGCGGAACCAACCGCCCCCGCACCGGCCCTGACCAGCGCCCTGTCGGAGACGGCAGAAGCGATCGAAGCCCTGCTCGATACCCTGTTGCAGGAGAAATCCGAGAACGGCGAGATTCATCGCCCTGCCCGGCTCCTCGCCGCGATGCGCCATGGCGCGCTCGGCGGCGGCAAGCGGCTTCGTCCCTTCCTCGTGGTCGAGACGGCCAAGCTTTTCGGCGTTCCCGCCGAGCAGGCGCTGCGCGCCGGCGCCGCCGTCGAGCTCGCCCACTGCTATTCGCTGGTCCATGACGACCTGCCGGCCATGGACGACGACGACACCCGCCGCGGCCGCCCGACCGTGCACAAGGCCTATGACGAGGCGACCGCGATCCTCGCCGGCGACGGCCTGCTGACACTCGCCTTCGACGTCATCGCCGATCCCAGGACCCATCCGGACGGCGAGACACGCGCCGCGATCATCCTGCTCTTCGCTCGGGCGCTCGGGCTTGGCGGCATGGTCGGCGGCCAGATGCTCGACCTTGCCGCCGAGGGGCGCTTTGGCGGCGACGATACAGCAGAGAAGCTCGGCCAGGCCGAGATCCGGCGGATGCAGGCGATGAAGACCGGCGCATTGCTCGCCGGCAGCGTCCTGATCGGCGCTCGCCTGGGCCAGGCCGATCCGACGCGGATGGCGGCGCTGGAGCGTTACGGCAAGGCGCTGGGCGCAGCCTTCCAGGTCGCCGACGACATCCTCGATATCGAAGCGAGCCCGGAGCAGATGGGCAAGGCGACGGCCAAGGACGACGCCAAGGGCAAGGCGACGCTCGTCGCCGCGCTCGGCATCGACGCGGCCAAGCGCGAGCGCGACCGGCTGAGCGACGAGGCGATTGCGGCGATCGCCGGCTTCGGCCCGGAGGCGGCGCTGCTGCGCGCGGCGGCGCAGTTCAGCGCGCAGCGCAAGAGCTGA
- a CDS encoding potassium transporter Kup — protein sequence MGHDQQHPPASKPDGDRFGLEEPAGNGHSTQSYAALALGALGVVYGDIGTSPLYALRETILAATGAASGGHGGGAEVVLTGPLPRAAVIGVLSLILWSLVVVVTLKYVVLLLRADNNGEGGTLTLVALAQRALGRTRGGIVLFLGMAGAALFYGDAVITPAISVLSAVEGLKLVTPVLDDYVITIASVILIALFLVQSRGTGKVANFFGPIMTIWFLTLAGLGIYHISDDLGVFASINPYYGVRFFFDHPGLSLAVLGSVCLAVTGAEALYADMGHFGRGPIRSAWIFLVFPALWLNYLGQGALILSDPTAIDNPFYKLAPPALILPLVIMATLATIIASQAVITGAYSLTRQAIQLGLLPRLEIRHTSEHTSGQIYIPRINILLLFTVLLLVWTFKTSSNLSHAYGISVFGAMLVDSLLAFIVIWRGWRWGLAAAVAVILPFLIIDVAFFSANLLKLLSGGYVPVLFAMALVLLMWTWVRGTKILFDKTRKTDVPLLELVGMLTKSPPYRVKGMAVFLTSDPETAPASLLHNLKHNKVLHERNVILTVRSADTPRVAESERVRLSRITDDFWRVEMVYGYMESPNVPKGLAILRKQGFKFDIMSTSFFLSRRSIKASPQSGMPIWQDNLYIGLTKSATDATNFFQIPTGRVVEVGTQVTV from the coding sequence CTCGGCGTCGTCTATGGCGACATCGGCACCAGCCCGCTCTACGCGCTGCGCGAGACGATCCTGGCCGCGACCGGCGCAGCCTCCGGCGGGCATGGCGGCGGCGCCGAAGTCGTCCTGACCGGCCCGCTGCCGCGCGCCGCGGTAATCGGCGTGCTCTCGCTGATCCTGTGGTCGCTCGTCGTGGTGGTCACGCTGAAATACGTCGTGCTGCTGCTGCGCGCCGACAACAACGGCGAGGGTGGCACGCTGACCCTAGTCGCGCTGGCACAGCGTGCGCTCGGGCGCACGCGCGGCGGCATCGTGCTCTTCCTCGGCATGGCCGGCGCGGCGCTGTTCTATGGCGATGCGGTGATCACGCCGGCGATCTCGGTGCTCTCGGCGGTCGAGGGACTGAAGCTGGTGACGCCGGTGCTCGACGACTACGTCATCACCATCGCTTCGGTGATCCTGATCGCGCTGTTCCTGGTGCAGAGCCGCGGGACCGGCAAGGTCGCCAACTTCTTCGGCCCGATCATGACGATCTGGTTCCTGACGCTGGCGGGGCTCGGCATCTACCATATCTCCGACGATCTCGGCGTCTTCGCCTCGATCAATCCGTATTACGGCGTGCGCTTCTTCTTCGACCATCCCGGGCTGTCGCTCGCCGTGCTCGGCAGCGTCTGCCTTGCGGTGACCGGGGCCGAGGCGCTCTATGCCGATATGGGCCATTTCGGCCGCGGCCCGATCCGCAGCGCCTGGATCTTCCTGGTCTTTCCGGCGCTCTGGCTCAACTATCTCGGCCAGGGTGCGCTGATCCTGTCCGACCCGACGGCGATCGATAATCCGTTCTACAAGCTCGCCCCGCCGGCGCTGATCCTCCCGCTGGTGATCATGGCGACGCTCGCCACCATCATCGCGAGCCAGGCGGTGATCACCGGTGCCTATTCGCTGACCCGGCAAGCGATCCAGCTCGGCCTGCTGCCGCGCCTCGAGATCCGCCACACCTCCGAGCACACCTCCGGCCAGATCTACATCCCGCGCATCAACATCCTGCTGCTCTTCACGGTGCTGCTGCTGGTCTGGACCTTCAAGACCTCGTCCAACCTCTCGCATGCCTATGGCATCTCGGTGTTCGGCGCGATGCTGGTCGACTCGCTGCTCGCCTTCATCGTGATCTGGCGCGGCTGGCGCTGGGGTCTGGCGGCCGCTGTGGCTGTGATCCTGCCCTTCCTCATCATCGACGTCGCCTTCTTCTCGGCAAACCTCTTGAAGCTGCTCAGCGGCGGCTATGTGCCGGTGCTGTTCGCCATGGCGCTCGTCCTCCTGATGTGGACCTGGGTGCGCGGCACCAAGATCCTGTTCGACAAGACCCGCAAGACCGACGTGCCGCTGCTCGAGCTGGTCGGCATGCTGACCAAGAGCCCGCCCTACCGGGTCAAGGGCATGGCGGTGTTCCTGACCAGCGACCCCGAGACTGCACCTGCCTCGCTGCTGCACAACCTCAAGCACAACAAGGTGCTGCACGAGCGCAACGTCATCCTGACCGTGCGCTCCGCCGACACCCCGCGCGTCGCCGAGAGCGAGCGCGTCAGGCTTTCGCGGATCACCGACGATTTCTGGCGCGTCGAGATGGTCTACGGCTACATGGAAAGCCCGAACGTGCCGAAGGGGCTGGCCATCCTGCGCAAGCAGGGCTTCAAGTTCGACATCATGTCGACCTCGTTCTTCCTGTCGCGCCGCTCGATCAAGGCCTCGCCGCAATCGGGCATGCCGATCTGGCAGGACAACCTCTATATCGGGCTGACCAAGAGCGCGACCGACGCCACCAACTTCTTCCAGATCCCCACCGGCCGCGTCGTCGAGGTCGGCACGCAGGTCACGGTCTGA